The following coding sequences lie in one Gadus macrocephalus chromosome 1, ASM3116895v1 genomic window:
- the ddx19a gene encoding ATP-dependent RNA helicase DDX19A — MASHSVAKGCGDPGVQTKPAQVGTFKSMASSNVPCSLLKDDINGNVLPYSMGKEGKKDKVDPAEQSLLNKLIRHNLVKNRNQVEVLQRDPNSPLFSVKTFEELRLKPQLLQGVYTMGFNRPSRIQENALPMMLAEPPQNLIAQSQSGTGKTAAFSLAMLSHVNPANKWTQCLCIAPTYELAVQIGHVIEQMGKFYPEVKLAYAVRGNRLLRGTTIQEHIVIGTPGTVLDWGLKLKFFDPKKIRVFVLDEADVMIATQGHQDQSIRIQRLLPKDCQMLLLSATFEDSVWSFAERIIPDPNIIKLKREEETLDTIKQFYVVCKEKEDKFSALCNIYGSLTIAQAMIFCQTRRMASWLSGQLSSEGHQVALLSGEMMVEQRAAVIERFREGKEKVLVTTNVCSRGIDVEQVSIVVNFDLPVGRDGNSDNETYLHRIGRTGRFGKKGFAFNMVDSQETMDLIHQIELHFDRKIVKLDTDDLDELEKMMN; from the exons ATGGCTTCACATTCAGTGGCGAAGGGCTGCGGTGATCCTGGAGTGCAGACCAAGCCCGCACAG GTTGGAACTTTTAAAAGCATGGCTAGTTCCAATGTCCCGTGCTCCCTGCTAAAGGACGATATAAATG GTAACGTCTTGCCATATTCGATGGGAAAGGAAGGCAAAAAAGATAAGG TGGATCCAGCTGAACAGTCACTGTTGAATAAATTGATTCGCCATAATCTTGTGAAAAACCGAAATCAAGTTGAGGTTCTCCAGCGAGACCCAAACTCTCCTCTATTCTCTGTGAAGACATTCGAAGAACTGAGACT GAAACCTCAGTTACTTCAGGGAGTCTACACCATGGGCTTCAATAGACCATCGAGGATCCAAGAAAACGCTCTGCCCATGATGCTGGCCGAGCC ACCTCAGAATCTGATTGCCCAGTCTCAGTCTGGCACAGGGAAAACAGCTGCATTTTCTCTTGCGATGCTCAGCCATGTAAACCCAGCTAACAAATGGACCCAG TGCCTCTGCATCGCACCCACATACGAGCTTGCTGTGCAGATCGGCCATGTCATTGAGCAGATGGGGAAGTTTTATCCCGAAGTCAAACTGGCCTATGCCGTTCGGGGAAATAGAT TGTTGCGCGGCACCACCATCCAGGAGCACATCGTGATCGGAACGCCGGGCACCGTCCTCGACTGGGGCCTCAAGCTGAAGTTCTTTGACCCAAAGAAGATCCGCGTGTTTGTTCTGGACGAGGCGGACGTCATGATCGCCACCCAGGGACACCAGGACCAGAGCATCCGGATTCAGAG ATTGTTGCCAAAGGACTgtcagatgctgctgctgtcagCCACCTTCGAGGACTCTGTGTGGAGTTTTGCGGAGAGGATTATCCCCGACCCCAACATCATTAAGCTGAAGCGCGAGGAGGAGACTCTGGACACCATCAAGCAATTCTATGTGGTCtgcaaggagaaggaggacaagTTCTCCGCTCTTTGCAATATTTATGGGAGTCTTACCATCGCACAGGCCATGATCTTCTGCCAA ACTCGCAGGATGGCATCCTGGCTTAGCGGACAGCTGTCCAGCGAGGGCCACCAGGTGGCCTTGCTTAGTGGCGAGATGATGGTGGAGCAGAGGGCAGCCGTCATCGAGCGCTTCAGGGAGGGAAAGGAAAAGGTGCTCGTGACCACCAATGTCTGCTCAAGAG GTATTGATGTGGAGCAAGTGTCCATCGTGGTCAACTTCGATCTGCCTGTTGGCAGAGATGGAAACTCAGACAATGAGACGTACCTCCACCGGATTGGCCGCACCGGGCGCTTTGGCAAAAAAGGTTTTGCCTTCAATATGGTTGACAGCCAAGAAACCATGGATCTCATCCACCAGATTGAACTCCACTTTG ACCGCAAAATAGTGAAATTGGACACTGATGACCTGGATGAGCTTGAAAAGATGATGAACTGA